The following proteins come from a genomic window of Melospiza georgiana isolate bMelGeo1 chromosome 3, bMelGeo1.pri, whole genome shotgun sequence:
- the SLC30A10 gene encoding calcium/manganese antiporter SLC30A10: MGRYSGKTCRLIFMLVLTVGFFVAELVSGYLGNSIALVSDSFNMLSDLISLCVGLSTGRIARRSRRGPRATYGYSRAEAVGALSNAVFLTALCFTILVDSVLRLARPEPIDDAQLVLIVGTLGLAVNVVGLLVFQDWGACCRGRRPCPAPPAAAALQDVSPGGIPNGEEDGAGDSPNDQKSPEEGFEEKKEKKSEALNIRGVLLHVMGDALGSVVVVVTATIFYVRPLGDAPCNWQCYIDPSLTIVMVLIILSSAFPLIKETSTILLQMVPKGVDMQLLTDRLARVPGVSSLHEVHVWELASGRNIATLHVKCQTPSDYQSAAYQIRKIFHKAGVHSVTIQPEYTDHKTSYLLCSSPCISKACDSHLCCSQRQPPRAETNGYVEKSESSVSAQHKDNGSRKSDVEIPMEDPVAEENVKNCDVSGDKSQSGSTRF; encoded by the exons aTGGGGCGGTACTCGGGCAAGACGTGCCGCCTCATCTTCATGCTGGTGCTCACCGTCGGCTTCTTCGTGGCCGAGCTGGTGTCCGGATACCTGGGCAACTCCATCGCGCTGGTGTCCGACTCCTTCAACATGCTCTCGGACCTCATCTCCCTCTGCGTGGGGCTCTCCACCGGGCGCATCGCCCGCCGCAGCCGCCGCGGTCCCCGCGCCACCTACGGCTACAGCCGCGCCGAGGCGGTGGGAGCGCTCAGCAACGCCGTGTTCCTCACCGCGCTCTGCTTCACCATCCTCGTGGACTCCGTCCTGCGCCTCGCCCGCCCTGAGCCCATAGACGACGCCCAGCTGGTGCTCATCGTCGGCACCCTCGGCCTCGCCGTCAACGTCGTGGGGCTCCTCGTCTTCCAGGACTGGGGCGCCTGCTGCCGTGGGCGACGCCCGTgccccgctccgcccgcggCGGCCGCGCTGCAGGACGTGTCCCCCGGCGGCATCCCGAACGGCGAGGAGGATGGAGCAG GTGATTCACCAAATGACCAAAAGAGCCCTGAAGAGGGgtttgaggagaaaaaagagaaaaaatctgAAGCCTTGAACATCAGAG GTGTTCTTTTGCATGTTATGGGAGATGCACTTGGATCTGTGGTCGTGGTAGTTACTGCTACTATCTTCTATGTACGGCCTCTGGGGGATGCTCCGTGCAATTGGCAGTGCTACATTGATCCAAGCCTGACAATAGTTATGGTGCTCATCATCTTGTCTTCTGCATTCCCACTTATAAAGGAGACCTCAACTATTTTGTTGCAGATGGTCCCCAAAGGTGTTGATATGCAACTACTGA CTGACAGACTAGCTCGTGTACCAGGGGTGAGCAGCCTCCATGAGGTGCACGTCTGGGAGCTGGCAAGTGGGAGGAACATCGCCACTCTTCATGTCAAGTGCCAGACCCCTTCTGATTACCAAAGTGCTGCTTACCAAATACGGAAGATTTTCCACAAGGCAGGAGTCCATTCTGTGACCATCCAGCCTGAGTACACTGACCACAAGACCTCATATCTACTGTGCAGCTCACCCTGCATCTCAAAAGCCTGCGACTCGcatctgtgctgcagccagaggcagcCCCCCCGGGCTGAAACGAATGGCTACGTGGAGAAAAGTGAAAGCTCCGTTTCTGCACAGCACAAAGACAATGGTTCAAGGAAAAGTGACGTTGAAATCCCTATGGAGGACCCAGTGGCAGAGGAGAATGTGAAAAATTGTGACGTGTCTGGTGACAAATCACAGTCGGGTAGTACGCGATTTTAG